Proteins co-encoded in one Odontesthes bonariensis isolate fOdoBon6 chromosome 24, fOdoBon6.hap1, whole genome shotgun sequence genomic window:
- the trib2 gene encoding tribbles homolog 2 yields MNIQRSNPINISRYGRSRHKSHDFEELSCIRTTESHQSFSPNLGSPSPPETPDSSHCISRIGDYLLLEPLEGDHVFRAAHLHSGNELVCKVFDIGRYQESLAPYFALGQHRHINQILEILLGETRAYVFFDRSYGDMHSFVRTCKKLREDEAARLFYQIASAVAHCHDNGLVLRDLKLRKFVFKNEDRSLVKLESLEDTYVLAGHDDSLSDKHGCPAYVSPEILNANGSYSGKAADVWSLGVMLYTILVGRYPFHDVEPGSLFSKIRRGHFNIPETLTPKAKCLIRSILRREPAERLTSREILEHPWFASAGVLGGTPVHGRGEREQEQIVPEVNMEEELEQFFS; encoded by the exons ATGAACATACAGAGGTCAAATCCAATTAACATTTCACGTTATGGGAGATCGCGACACAAATCGCACGATTTCGAAGAATTGTCTTGCATAAGGACTACAGAGTCGCACCAGAGTTTCAGTCCCAACCTCGGCTCTCCCAGCCCGCCGGAGACCCCGGACTCCTCGCACTGTATTTCCCGCATCGGGGACTACCTTTTGTTGGAGCCGCTGGAGGGAGACCACGTTTTCAGGGCCGCCCACCTGCACAGCGGGAACGAGCTCGTATGTAAG GTTTTTGACATTGGCCGATACCAGGAGTCGCTGGCGCCCTACTTCGCTCTGGGCCAGCATCGGCACATTAACCAAATCCTAGAGATTTTGCTCGGGGAGACGCGAGCCTACGTGTTCTTCGACAGAAGCTATGGCGACATGCACTCTTTTGTCCGCACCTGCAAGAAGCTGCGAGAGGACGAAGCTGCCAGGCTCTTCTATCAGATAGCTTCGGCTGTGGCACATTGCCACGACAACGGACTGGTCCTCCGTGACCTCAAACTAAGGAAGTTTGTCTTCAAAAATGAGGACAG AAGCCTTGTAAAGCTGGAGAGCCTCGAGGATACTTATGTCCTGGCTGGTCATGATGATTCCCTGTCGGACAAGCATGGCTGCCCGGcttatgtcagtccagagatcCTCAATGCCAACGGCAGCTATTCAGGGAAGGCAGCTGACGTCTGGAGCCTGGGTGTCATGCTCTATACGATCCTGGTGGGGCGCTACCCTTTCCATGACGTTGAGCCGGGCTCTCTGTTCAGCAAAATCCGCAGGGGCCACTTCAACATCCCCGAGACGCTGACACCGAAGGCCAAGTGCTTGATCCGCTCCATACTCCGCCGGGAGCCAGCAGAGCGCCTGACCTCTCGGGAGATTCTGGAGCACCCATGGTTTGCCTCTGCCGGGGTGCTGGGGGGCACTCCGGTGCACGGTAGAGGGGAAAGGGAGCAGGAGCAGATTGTGCCTGAGGTGAACATGGAAGAGGAGCTGGAGCAGTTCTTCAGCTGA